DNA sequence from the Sneathiella sp. P13V-1 genome:
GATGGGCGCGCCAATTGACTTCTATTTTGATTTTTCATCCCCTTACGCGTATCTCGCAAGCCGGATGATTGGGCCTGTCGCTGAAAAGCATGGGCGTGACGTCAATTGGCACTCTTTCATGTTGGGGGCGGCGTTCAAGGGTGAAAATACAGGGCCCTTGACAGTATATCCGCGTAAAGGGGCTTATTCAGTTCATGATTTTTATCGGACCGCCCGGAAATATGACATTCCGTTTCAGATGCCAGAGGACTTCCCCAAAATAACCTTGGGGGCATCACGTGTATTCTATTGGCTATCCAATGAAAATAAGGAACTGGCCCACAAATTTGC
Encoded proteins:
- a CDS encoding 2-hydroxychromene-2-carboxylate isomerase, which encodes MMGAPIDFYFDFSSPYAYLASRMIGPVAEKHGRDVNWHSFMLGAAFKGENTGPLTVYPRKGAYSVHDFYRTARKYDIPFQMPEDFPKITLGASRVFYWLSNENKELAHKFAVAVFEAYFVNGRDISERQVVLQIAEECGLFAKEIGDVMDDPEVKEAYKASVEEIVNTKDIFGAPFFIVDGEPFWGADRVVQVDEWLATGGW